The following are from one region of the Deinococcota bacterium genome:
- a CDS encoding ABC transporter ATP-binding protein, whose amino-acid sequence MRKRYGSFEAVAGIDFAVGPGEFFGMLGPNGAGKSTTMRMVYRVTPLTSGSLSVLGLTAGRDDRLIKAELGVVPQLDNLDEQLTVLDNLLVYARFNEIVPEVARRRAAELLDFLELAGKAKAPIRELSGGMKRRLTLARGLMNDPKIVILDEPTTGLDPQVRLTLWDKLDELRARGVTLIMTTHYMDEAERLCDRLVIMDQGRIVAEGSPRKMVREQVSPEVIEARLEGNDFARLEHHAKRLGAEVQRAGDRVSLFVNDGREVLRSLAEDSIFLNGAFVRPGNLEDVFLKLTGRALRE is encoded by the coding sequence CTGAGAAAGCGCTACGGCTCGTTCGAGGCCGTCGCCGGCATCGATTTTGCGGTCGGGCCGGGCGAGTTCTTCGGCATGCTCGGCCCCAACGGCGCGGGCAAGTCGACCACCATGCGGATGGTCTACCGGGTCACGCCGCTCACTTCGGGCAGCCTGTCGGTCCTGGGCCTGACGGCCGGCCGCGACGACCGCCTGATCAAGGCCGAACTCGGCGTGGTGCCGCAGCTCGACAACTTAGACGAGCAGCTCACCGTCCTCGACAACCTGCTCGTCTACGCCCGCTTCAACGAGATCGTACCCGAGGTCGCGCGGCGCCGGGCCGCAGAGCTGCTGGACTTTCTCGAGCTCGCCGGCAAGGCAAAGGCGCCCATCCGCGAGCTCTCGGGCGGCATGAAGCGCCGCCTGACCCTAGCGCGCGGCCTCATGAACGACCCCAAGATCGTTATCCTGGACGAGCCCACCACCGGCCTCGACCCGCAGGTGCGCCTCACCCTCTGGGACAAATTGGACGAATTGCGGGCGCGCGGCGTGACCTTGATCATGACCACCCACTACATGGACGAGGCCGAAAGGCTCTGCGACAGGCTGGTCATCATGGACCAGGGGCGCATCGTGGCGGAGGGCTCGCCGCGCAAGATGGTGCGCGAGCAGGTCTCGCCCGAGGTGATCGAGGCCCGGCTCGAGGGCAACGACTTCGCGCGGCTCGAGCATCACGCCAAGCGCCTCGGCGCCGAGGTCCAACGCGCCGGGGACAGGGTGAGCCTGTTCGTGAACGACGGCCGCGAGGTTCTTAGGTCCTTGGCAGAGGATAGTATCTTCCTGAACGGCGCCTTCGTGCGGCCGGGCAACCTCGAGGACGTCTTCTTGAAGCTGACGGGCAGGGCACTCCGTGAGTAG